CGCCGCGATTTCGGCGGCGGGCTTGCCCTATCTCGTGGCGGAACTGAACGGCGAGGTCGCGGGCTACGCGTATGCTTCGGTGTACCGCACGCGCTCGGCGTATCGCCATACGATCGAAGATTCCGTTTATGTCGCCGACGGCTCCGGCGGACGCGGCATCGGACTCGCGCTGCTTTCGGCGCTCGTCGAGCGATGCGAGCGCGGCCCGTGGCGGCAGATGATCGCGGTGATCGGCGACAGTGGCAACGCCGGGTCCATCGCCCTCCATGCGCGGCTCGGCTTCGAGCATGTCGGCGTGCTGCGCGACGTCGGCTTCAAGTTCGGCCGATGGGTAGATACCGTGCTCATGCAGCGCGCGCTGCGCACCGCCGCCTGATTTTCTCTTTGTTTTTGTAGACGCTGCCTGCCTTGCCCACTTACACGCTCGCCTCCTCCGTCAGCGCCGAAATCGACGTGCGCAAGAGCCGCTTCATCGCGCTCGCGATCCCGGTACCCGACCGCGACGCCGCCATGCACGAACTCGAACGCCTGCGCGCCGAGCATCCGGCAGCCACGCACGTGTGCTGGGCATTGCTCGCGGGCGGCCAGTCGGGCATGTCCGACGACGGCGAACCTTCCGGCACGGCGGGGCGTCCAATTCTGGAAGTGCTGCGCCATCACGAAGTGGACGGCGTGCTCGCGGCGGTCGTGCGCTACTACGGCGGCATCAAGTTGGGCGCGGGCGGACTCGTGCGCGCGTACACCGACGCGATCGCCACCGCGATGCAGTCGGCCGAGCGCGTGGAGCGCATCGAGCGTGGCCTGCTCGGCATCGAGATCGACTACGCCGACGAAGCGCGCGTGCGCCGCTGGATCGAACAGCACGAAGCCGAGCTTGTCGACAGCGTGTACGGAATGACGGTGCGGCTCGTCGTGCGCATGGCCGCCGCCGCACGCGGACCGGCGACCGCCGAATTGCGCGATCTCACGCACGGTCGCGCGAACGTGG
This Caballeronia sp. LZ062 DNA region includes the following protein-coding sequences:
- a CDS encoding N-acetyltransferase family protein, whose translation is MTSSRAPAPFIRDAVPGDFDAIVRIYSHYVLQALATFEETPPTVDDMRARHAAISAAGLPYLVAELNGEVAGYAYASVYRTRSAYRHTIEDSVYVADGSGGRGIGLALLSALVERCERGPWRQMIAVIGDSGNAGSIALHARLGFEHVGVLRDVGFKFGRWVDTVLMQRALRTAA
- a CDS encoding YigZ family protein, which gives rise to MPTYTLASSVSAEIDVRKSRFIALAIPVPDRDAAMHELERLRAEHPAATHVCWALLAGGQSGMSDDGEPSGTAGRPILEVLRHHEVDGVLAAVVRYYGGIKLGAGGLVRAYTDAIATAMQSAERVERIERGLLGIEIDYADEARVRRWIEQHEAELVDSVYGMTVRLVVRMAAAARGPATAELRDLTHGRANVEVRT